One window of the Haloarcula halobia genome contains the following:
- a CDS encoding extracellular solute-binding protein: MTDDDTLSDGTRSRRRFLQFGGATAAAALAGCSGLSLGGDGDTGPVSLSDFRGSGPLVAQRPDPGGTSIEDLPALEGELTLYLGGGEGGLYLDLIELLERRYPDFTTNHRLEASSDLANTIIEEVDAGQSPADVFMAVDAGSLGAVANAGATAALPEEALSAVPEEFQDEQGRWVGIAGRARAIPYNTNELSASDVPASVQDFPETGAFQDSLGWAPTYSAFQSFVTAMRLIRGDEETRAWLQAMLDAGISEYPDEFRVSNAVADGELVAGFANHYYSQRVKSARQDAPLDLAFTEGDAGALVNVSGLEILQGTQNSELAANFVRHILSAEAQEFFATRTFAYPMIPGVQPVGGLPTIDELDPPDIDLTELADVAGTVDLLREAGVL; encoded by the coding sequence ATGACCGACGACGACACTCTCTCTGACGGGACCCGCTCCCGTCGCCGATTCCTCCAGTTCGGTGGTGCGACGGCTGCCGCGGCGCTTGCCGGGTGTTCCGGCCTCTCGCTCGGCGGGGACGGCGACACCGGGCCCGTCTCGCTGTCCGACTTCCGCGGGTCGGGGCCGCTGGTCGCCCAGCGACCCGACCCCGGCGGGACCTCCATCGAAGACTTGCCCGCGCTCGAGGGCGAACTGACGCTGTATCTCGGCGGGGGCGAGGGCGGCCTGTACCTCGACCTCATCGAACTGCTCGAGCGTCGCTACCCCGACTTCACGACCAACCACCGCCTCGAGGCCTCGAGCGACCTCGCGAACACCATCATCGAGGAGGTCGACGCCGGACAGAGCCCGGCCGACGTCTTCATGGCCGTCGACGCCGGGTCCCTGGGTGCCGTGGCCAACGCCGGCGCCACGGCCGCGCTTCCCGAGGAAGCGCTCTCTGCGGTCCCCGAGGAGTTCCAGGACGAGCAGGGGCGCTGGGTGGGTATCGCCGGCCGCGCACGCGCGATTCCGTACAACACCAACGAACTGTCGGCGTCGGACGTCCCCGCCTCCGTCCAGGACTTCCCGGAGACGGGCGCCTTCCAGGACAGTCTCGGCTGGGCGCCCACCTACAGCGCGTTCCAGTCGTTCGTCACGGCGATGCGGCTCATCCGCGGCGACGAGGAGACCAGAGCGTGGCTCCAGGCGATGCTCGACGCCGGCATCAGCGAGTACCCGGACGAGTTCCGCGTCTCGAACGCCGTCGCCGACGGCGAACTCGTCGCCGGGTTCGCGAACCACTACTACTCCCAGCGGGTCAAGTCCGCCCGGCAGGACGCCCCGCTCGACCTGGCGTTCACCGAGGGCGACGCGGGTGCGCTCGTCAACGTCTCCGGTCTCGAGATACTCCAGGGGACCCAGAACAGCGAGCTCGCGGCGAACTTCGTCCGCCACATCCTCTCGGCGGAGGCCCAGGAGTTTTTCGCCACGCGGACCTTCGCGTACCCGATGATCCCGGGGGTCCAGCCGGTCGGCGGCCTGCCGACCATCGACGAGCTGGACCCGCCGGATATCGACCTGACCGAACTCGCTGACGTCGCGGGGACGGTCGACCTCCTGCGGGAGGCGGGAGTCCTCTGA
- a CDS encoding ABC transporter permease, translating into MSSSDRFERLREQTSAEHTDSTAPTLLAVVALAISLFVLSPLVWLFLRAGEIAVPRAIELLTSQTTVEVTLNTLVLVVGVTTASVVVGVPLAILTAQTDLPFRRFWTITSALPLVVPSYIGAFAFVSAFGPRGALAGLLAPLGVEQLPTVYGLHGAVLVLTLFTYPYVFLTTRAALLSFDGTVVEAARSLNHTRWEAFKRVTLPQIAPGIAAGALLVALYTLSDFGTPAIMQYDVFTRMIYNEFGARRLDYASVLSMLLLVMALGILAVESRLNAGRDGAYVSRGSRQPGQIRLGRWKVPALAFCAGIASLCLVLPIAILLRWLVRSGTGYVGGGFAFEFAYAWNSVGLAAAAAAISVLAALPVAYLSARSDTGLASLPERATYVGYAVPGVVLGLALVYLGLAYVPFLYQSVVLLVFAYVVRFLPQAVGTTESSILQVDPSYIEAARSLGYDPISAFRQVVLPLVAPGLAAGAALVFLTTMKELPATLMLRPTGFETFVTYIWLVQGAGYYGQAAVPALILVGVSGLSMLVILRREGSS; encoded by the coding sequence ATGAGTTCCAGCGACCGCTTCGAGCGGCTCCGGGAGCAGACGTCCGCCGAGCACACCGACTCGACGGCACCCACGCTGCTCGCAGTGGTCGCACTCGCCATCTCGCTTTTCGTCCTGTCGCCGCTGGTGTGGCTGTTCCTCCGGGCCGGCGAGATAGCCGTCCCCCGGGCGATAGAACTGCTGACCAGCCAGACGACCGTCGAGGTGACGCTGAACACGCTCGTACTCGTCGTGGGCGTGACCACCGCCTCCGTCGTCGTCGGCGTGCCCCTCGCCATCCTCACCGCACAGACGGACCTCCCGTTCAGGCGCTTCTGGACCATCACGTCGGCGCTCCCGCTGGTCGTCCCCAGCTACATCGGCGCGTTCGCCTTCGTCTCCGCGTTCGGGCCGCGTGGCGCGCTCGCGGGCCTGCTCGCGCCGCTGGGCGTCGAGCAACTGCCGACCGTCTACGGCCTGCACGGCGCCGTGCTCGTGCTCACCCTCTTTACGTACCCATACGTCTTCCTGACGACGCGGGCCGCCCTGCTGTCGTTCGACGGCACCGTCGTCGAGGCGGCCCGCTCGCTGAACCACACCCGCTGGGAGGCGTTCAAGCGCGTCACGCTGCCACAGATCGCGCCGGGCATCGCCGCCGGCGCCCTCCTGGTCGCACTCTATACCCTCTCGGACTTCGGGACGCCCGCCATCATGCAGTACGACGTGTTCACCCGGATGATATACAACGAGTTCGGCGCCCGACGGCTCGATTACGCGTCGGTGCTGTCGATGCTGTTGCTGGTGATGGCGCTTGGCATCCTCGCCGTCGAGTCGCGGCTCAACGCGGGCCGTGACGGGGCCTACGTCAGTCGCGGGTCGCGCCAGCCGGGGCAGATACGACTCGGCCGCTGGAAGGTGCCGGCCCTCGCGTTCTGTGCCGGTATCGCGTCGCTCTGCCTGGTCTTGCCCATCGCCATCCTGCTGCGGTGGCTCGTGCGCTCGGGCACCGGCTACGTCGGCGGCGGGTTCGCCTTCGAATTCGCCTACGCCTGGAACTCCGTCGGCCTGGCCGCGGCGGCCGCCGCCATCAGCGTCCTCGCGGCGCTGCCCGTGGCGTACCTCTCGGCGCGCAGCGACACGGGACTCGCGTCGCTGCCCGAGCGAGCGACCTACGTGGGCTATGCCGTCCCCGGCGTCGTGCTGGGGCTGGCACTCGTGTACCTGGGGCTTGCGTACGTCCCCTTCCTCTATCAGAGCGTCGTCCTGCTCGTCTTTGCCTACGTCGTCCGGTTCCTGCCACAGGCGGTGGGAACGACCGAGTCGTCGATCCTGCAGGTGGATCCGAGCTACATCGAGGCCGCGCGGTCGCTGGGCTACGACCCGATTTCGGCGTTCCGGCAGGTCGTCCTGCCGCTCGTGGCGCCGGGACTGGCGGCCGGGGCGGCGCTGGTCTTCCTGACGACGATGAAGGAATTGCCGGCAACGCTCATGTTACGGCCGACGGGCTTCGAGACGTTCGTAACGTACATCTGGCTCGTCCAGGGGGCCGGCTACTACGGGCAAGCCGCCGTCCCGGCGCTGATACTCGTCGGCGTCTCCGGGCTCTCCATGCTGGTCATCCTCAGACGGGAGGGTAGTTCCTAA
- a CDS encoding ABC transporter ATP-binding protein codes for MSNQTRSRRLSAFESVDAAVSDPDRTVLRLDGVSKDYGQELAVENLDLAVKEGELLTLLGPSGCGKTTTLRMIAGLERPTGGEISLEDEVIAGQGTFRKPEERDVGIVFQDYALFPHLSVAENIAFGLTGLDAKATDSRVDELLELVDLRDHHDKMPAQLSGGQQQRVALARSLAPEPDVLLLDEPFSNLDVRLRVEMREEVRKILKRAGVTAISVTHDQEEALSISDRVAIMNDGAIAQVGDPGEVFENPESRFVASFLGQASFLSARVVDETIETGLGSFGTHRLNGPVEAYDGAMVDVLVRPDDLQAIPTSEPKADGYVVHRQYNGPSFVYRVELHSGDIVHCMHNHVETFEPGEPVEVDLAADHELAWYPTE; via the coding sequence ATGTCCAACCAAACGCGCTCACGACGGCTCTCCGCGTTCGAATCTGTCGACGCGGCGGTATCGGACCCGGACCGGACGGTCCTGCGACTCGACGGCGTCTCGAAGGACTACGGCCAGGAACTCGCGGTCGAGAACCTGGATCTGGCGGTCAAGGAAGGCGAACTCCTGACGCTGCTCGGGCCGTCCGGCTGTGGCAAGACGACGACGCTCCGGATGATCGCGGGCCTGGAGCGACCGACGGGTGGCGAGATATCGCTCGAGGACGAGGTCATCGCCGGCCAGGGCACCTTCCGCAAGCCCGAGGAACGGGATGTCGGCATCGTCTTCCAGGACTACGCCCTGTTCCCGCACCTCTCCGTCGCGGAGAACATCGCCTTCGGCCTCACCGGGCTGGACGCGAAAGCGACCGACAGCCGTGTCGACGAACTGCTCGAACTGGTCGACCTGCGCGACCACCACGACAAGATGCCCGCCCAGCTCTCCGGCGGCCAGCAACAGCGGGTCGCGCTGGCGCGCTCGCTCGCCCCGGAACCGGACGTCCTCCTGCTCGACGAACCGTTCTCGAACCTCGACGTCCGCCTGCGCGTCGAGATGCGCGAGGAGGTCCGCAAGATTCTCAAGCGGGCCGGCGTCACGGCCATCTCGGTCACCCACGACCAGGAGGAGGCACTGTCTATCAGCGACCGGGTCGCCATCATGAACGACGGGGCCATCGCCCAGGTCGGCGACCCCGGCGAGGTGTTCGAGAACCCCGAGAGCCGGTTCGTCGCGAGCTTCCTCGGCCAGGCCAGCTTCCTCTCTGCGCGGGTTGTCGACGAGACGATAGAGACCGGCCTGGGCTCGTTCGGTACACACCGGCTGAACGGGCCCGTCGAGGCCTACGACGGCGCGATGGTCGACGTGCTGGTCCGGCCCGACGACCTGCAGGCCATCCCGACAAGCGAGCCGAAGGCCGATGGCTACGTCGTCCATCGCCAGTACAACGGCCCTTCCTTCGTCTACCGCGTCGAGCTACACAGCGGTGACATCGTCCACTGCATGCACAACCACGTCGAGACGTTCGAGCCGGGCGAGCCGGTCGAAGTCGACCTCGCGGCGGACCACGAACTCGCCTGGTATCCCACCGAATGA